From one Streptomyces sp. N50 genomic stretch:
- a CDS encoding beta-galactosidase, whose translation MSEFTVGDRDFLLDGRPVRLLSGALHYFRVHEASWGHRLAMLRAMGLNCVETYVPWNLHEPAPGDVRDVQALGRFLDAAREAGLWAIVRPGPYICAEWENGGLPHWLTGELGARARTRDARFLGHLERWFRELLPEVVSRQLDRGGPVIMVQIENEYGSYGSDAVYLRRVEELLRDQGVTVPLFTSDGPEDFMLGGGSVPGVLATVNFGSHARVAFETLRRHQPEGPLMCMEFWCGWFDHWGGEHVVRDAQDAAAALREILECGASVNLYMAHGGTNFAGWAGANRGGGALHEGPLEPDVTSYDYDAPIDEYGRPTDKFWAFREVLAAYADGPLPELPPAPVPLGAPAEVDLTAWASLTDVLEALGGPETEGPVPPTFEELDVDRGIVRYEVTVPGPRAPYPLTARGLRDLAVVYVDGERAGVLMEGDEQLKEPVAGHARVQLWVESLGRVNYGPRLGEAKGITGGLLHERQYLHDVRARGLRLDALDSSADVEGVPLRKLPADGSPGLYRGTAEVGGAGDALLELPGWTRGFVWVNGFNLGRYWSEGPQRELYVPGAVLREGVNEVWVLELQEAPVPSESALALRSL comes from the coding sequence ATGAGTGAGTTCACCGTGGGCGACAGGGACTTTCTGCTGGACGGGCGGCCGGTGCGGCTGCTGTCCGGGGCACTGCACTACTTCCGGGTGCACGAGGCGAGCTGGGGGCACCGGCTGGCGATGCTGCGGGCGATGGGCCTCAACTGCGTGGAGACGTACGTCCCGTGGAACCTGCACGAGCCGGCGCCGGGGGACGTGAGGGACGTACAGGCGCTGGGCAGGTTCCTGGACGCGGCGCGGGAGGCGGGCCTGTGGGCGATCGTGCGCCCGGGGCCGTACATCTGCGCGGAGTGGGAGAACGGCGGGCTGCCGCACTGGCTGACCGGCGAGCTGGGGGCACGCGCGCGTACGCGTGACGCACGCTTCCTGGGGCATCTGGAGCGCTGGTTCCGGGAGTTGCTGCCGGAGGTCGTGTCCCGCCAGCTCGACCGCGGCGGCCCGGTGATCATGGTCCAGATCGAGAACGAGTACGGCAGCTACGGCTCCGACGCGGTGTATCTGCGCCGTGTGGAGGAGCTGTTGCGCGACCAGGGGGTCACGGTCCCGCTGTTCACCTCGGACGGTCCCGAGGACTTCATGCTGGGCGGCGGTTCGGTCCCCGGTGTGCTCGCGACGGTGAATTTCGGGTCCCACGCGCGCGTGGCCTTCGAGACGCTGCGCAGGCACCAGCCCGAAGGGCCGTTGATGTGCATGGAGTTCTGGTGCGGCTGGTTCGACCACTGGGGCGGCGAGCACGTCGTCCGCGATGCCCAGGACGCGGCGGCTGCCCTGCGCGAGATCCTGGAGTGCGGCGCGTCGGTCAACCTCTACATGGCGCACGGCGGCACCAACTTCGCCGGCTGGGCGGGCGCCAACCGGGGCGGCGGCGCCCTGCACGAGGGCCCGCTGGAGCCCGATGTGACGTCGTACGACTACGACGCCCCGATCGACGAGTACGGGCGCCCCACGGACAAGTTCTGGGCCTTCCGCGAGGTGCTGGCCGCGTACGCGGACGGCCCGCTGCCCGAACTCCCGCCCGCCCCCGTGCCGTTGGGCGCCCCGGCCGAGGTGGACCTGACGGCCTGGGCGTCCCTGACCGACGTACTGGAGGCGCTCGGCGGCCCTGAGACGGAGGGTCCGGTGCCGCCGACCTTCGAGGAACTGGACGTGGACCGCGGGATCGTCCGCTACGAAGTGACCGTTCCGGGACCGCGCGCACCGTATCCGCTCACCGCGCGCGGGCTGCGGGACCTGGCCGTGGTGTACGTCGACGGGGAGCGGGCCGGGGTCCTCATGGAGGGCGACGAGCAGCTCAAGGAGCCCGTCGCCGGGCACGCGCGTGTGCAGCTGTGGGTGGAGTCCCTGGGGAGGGTCAATTACGGGCCGCGGCTCGGGGAGGCGAAGGGGATCACCGGGGGGCTGCTGCACGAGCGGCAGTACCTGCATGACGTACGCGCGCGTGGACTGCGATTGGACGCGCTGGACTCGTCGGCCGACGTCGAGGGGGTTCCGCTGCGGAAGTTGCCCGCGGACGGCTCCCCCGGGCTGTACCGGGGCACCGCCGAGGTGGGCGGCGCCGGGGACGCCCTGCTCGAACTGCCGGGCTGGACGCGGGGGTTCGTGTGGGTCAACGGGTTCAATCTGGGGCGGTACTGGTCGGAGGGGCCGCAACGGGAGTTGTACGTCCCCGGTGCCGTCCTGCGGGAGGGTGTGAACGAGGTGTGGGTGCTGGAGCTCCAAGAGGCGCCGGTTCCTTCGGAGTCGGCCCTCGCGCTGCGAAGCCTCTGA